A region of Maniola jurtina chromosome 7, ilManJurt1.1, whole genome shotgun sequence DNA encodes the following proteins:
- the LOC123866844 gene encoding protein javelin: MGAGHSAECDGATSDPPAHSRRKTHCRRRRHSVDSVSSYSSQNHVDRIRTQNFSAASCQDEGDFGSIKTSLFRRSSSNLEYSVKRPESVTSTSSTRSRLRELVERKSSQDEHKPAANTVADIQYFENPTETLEFDKPRNSLEKKNQDERPKKRKLSKGKECDSKNKKNEKYQSKLAEYYKLPVQLPQDEFYQHLTRSKAAEEFLQKRFSNSDTEFSGSYGRLCKHKEIEGSNLRRSRSLAVIREETFTDLQIQNHTKAKRSQLIPRARLFDKPCFRDRLTGRAKYQTKEEVLEGIYIDSTVSCFADINQQRVDEESPTQNNNSESKSDKEDVISHDESQHSRAGSWANLNEETKQTNLSEDSIGHSRNPSEIDSLDSNYVRKHYNFEAHRKNYKDSSPETDRSPNSCKELYITTDDPDSENETQQISKTIDPETNNNIPTSKSEQIITESNQPTIICNSNTYEITREGQLNGDKNLNTETYNINTGHKQDCDTQSVLSENDETISSQADSITSYISISIASSTDKSHKLEYLANSLAEKIDEYCDSQFQENSFVHSQTSNSENQNLETDPIYTTVHKKATFADIRRDSFLSKTSDSTIKEKIKTPTNEVYVSNTFIGCHDYNQDTYCTSSKNITTEPFVTTIIENQYYSLPDINISKCLRKSERIDAQLREEDPEDIPCENTYEVAQTHFREILSNKSNENYGQLNKINISYHNNDNILNENVTLENSDSQAIQNFSKLEDDLKSIITIDSSNPDETSHYYHLDHHQNEREINEIEGTIRNNKIITKSESLKIAQNLSYKPEVRILKSFSNDNINNSVKIQKVNTGIKKHYSLRQRNPAEDENFRVPSPNSVDKRINKTCQPSPTKLSFSEQIKNHSLLSRVQSFKTSAESNISIVPLSGHQTIVINPPVTQNIPIRNDKIVNTSHKTNLDIKSPTEINLTHSEQKRTIRDEETTIENNIKNSDNNSFDTSHIAKEPFITIKLNKVVKKTIPKLNSISYETTQTSQQQLLKPPPKLIINDKKDSILNNNLPNNKSAMTRPQVLQVIDSKNKKQTSNSYPDKNKTVKNYQQSEQNLETKEEIKECKGDNNHVKEKLNDAIKTDIEYQEKINSVKSYWSKLIENPPELQKKEEYISERSDASDVIKSDNTNKDCAQECGETKKCIPEVSVGSIIKSLESVKIVDSIRKISQTKLNLWKDETEKVKSDSEIDEPLVEKIVKENSGTIYDNPKYIKKPEIDVSRDTPEIEIVELSNEDNQNQKTQATLIKAKGYEKGCDEFDHVRYKVMKSELFKNSMIANYRKEAQFDGLLQYLQDYSFQELLVNNNIVIIEPVRTKVEPAPKNKTKTDTCKISPILLKKNEHSSQVEKSKNAVRRHFFYHPIRVNKEIIEEELPNPDTVKKVRNLFEDTLKMKSPMTHDPPLVDENAGLTRRATSYKNLIEETKSSKIGGRKKITRQLTIETNFGNKKWDNASLSSGVSSGDLSSNNEYETDGHSPYSQKALKDNVYSSSDEYLCDSGSQDFCCESQYVSPDILKKIRDCGTSVTYYGGKVLNSKPGSTVSPMTKAIMEEIKNLQKNCSRDCYSCQTKCRGEKCSCLVADKHEQMLYEKASLSASADYVSNQIKDTNKRTESFPGFKFKLVKSNSCSSRLELTGADESKNPRLKFRKQSSKEDPPLINENENSVKNKICRLESYNKGIATSPFQQKDNGDNNVKPNNAKEKSQNGNVDTKTIKVTIQESGQQGLKKQVIDNIQECSEPTQTHDAPTFEKKFYYLNDNIEQNKLTPGKFGEMVFEEFEVLENCYDSLNSNKSSK, from the exons GCACTCGGTGGACTCGGTCTCGTCGTATTCTAGTCAGAATCACGTTGACCGTATCAGGACTCAGAACTTCTCAGCGGCTTCTTGTCAAGACGAAGGCGACTTCGGATCGATCAAGACAAGCCTCTTCAGACGGTCATCCTCTAATTTGGAATATTCAGTCAAACGGCCAGAAAGCGTCACCTCCACAAGTTCTACAAGAAGCCGCCTTCGAGAACTCGTCGAAAGGAAATCGAGTCAGGACGAACACAAGCCCGCGGCGAACACCGTCGCTGACATACAATACTTTGAGAATCCCACGGAGACTTTGGAATTTGATAAGCCGCGGAACTCCTTAGAAAAGAAAAACCAGGACGAACGACCCAAAAAGCGCAAACTATCTAAGGGCAAAGAGTGCGATAGCAAAAACAAGAAAAACGAAAAATATCAAAGCAAGCTTGCGGAATATTACAAGCTTCCTGTGCAACTTCCGCAAGACGAATTTTACCAACACTTGACGCGGTCGAAAGCGGCAGAAGAGTTTCTGCAAAAACGATTCTCAAACTCGGACACAGAGTTTAGCGGTAGCTACGGGAGACTCTGCAAGCACAAAGAAATCGAAGGGTCTAATTTACGTCGAAGTAGGAGCTTGGCAGTTATACGCGAAGAAACCTTTACTGACCTTCAAATACAAAACCACACTAAAGCTAAAAGGTCTCAACTCATTCCACGTGCTCGCTTATTTGACAAGCCTTGTTTTAGAGACAG attaacCGGACGTGCAAAATACCAAACAAAAGAAGAAGTATTGGAGGGAATTTATATTGATAGTACAGTATCGTGTTTCGCGGACATAAACCAACAAAGAGTAGACGAAGAATCccctacacaaaataataactcAGAAAGCAAATCGGATAAAGAAGACGTTATATCACACGACGAAAGTCAACACTCTAGAGCAGGCAGTTGGGCAAATTTAAACGAAGAAACTAAGCAAACAAATCTATCAGAAGATAGCATTGGACATTCACGCAATCCTAGTGAAATCGATAGCTTGGACTCCAACTACGTAAGAAAACACTATAATTTTGAGGCACATCGGAAAAATTACAAAGATAGCTCCCCTGAAACTGATAGATCCCCAAATAGTTGCAAAGAGCTTTACATTACTACTGATGATCCTGATAGTGAAAACGAAACTCAACAGATATCTAAAACTATAGATCCTGAGACTAATAATAACATTCCTACTTCAAAAAGTGAACAAATCATAACAGAATCTAATCAACCCACTATAATTTGCAACTCAAACACTTACGAAATCACGAGAGAAGGTCAGTTAAACGGcgataaaaatttaaacactgaaacttataatataaacacTGGACATAAACAAGATTGTGATACCCAATCTGTACTTTCTGAGAACGACGAAACAATATCTAGTCAAGCTGACAGTATAACATCATACATATCTATCTCCATCGCTTCTTCGACAGACAAGTCCCACAAACTAGAATACTTGGCAAATTCGCTTGCTGAAAAAATTGATGAATACTGTGACTCACAATTTCAAGAAAACAGTTTTGTACATTCGCAGACATCAAATTCTGAAAATCAAAACCTTGAAACTGATCCTATTTATACAACTGTTCATAAAAAAGCAACATTTGCAGACATAAGACGTGATTCCTTTTTAAGTAAAACTAGTGACTCaactatcaaagaaaaaataaaaacacccACCAATGAAGTTTATGTTAGCAATACCTTCATAGGTTGTCATGATTACAACCAAGATACTTATTGCACATCTTCAAAAAATATAACAACTGAACCATTCGTAACTACTATTATAGAAAATCAGTACTATTCTTTACCTGACATAAACATAAGCAAATGCTTACGAAAATCAGAAAGAATTGATGCTCAATTAAGAGAAGAAGATCCAGAAGACATACCTTGTGAAAATACTTACGAAGTAGCACAAACACACTTTAGAGAAATATTATCAAATAAAAGTAACGAAAACTATGGCCAACTGAACAAAATAAACATAAGTTATCACAACAACGATAACATTCTTAATGAAAACGTAACGCTTGAAAATTCAGACTCTCAAGCTATTCAAAACTTTTCCAAGCTTGAAGACGACTTAAAATCTATAATTACTATCGATAGTTCTAATCCAGATGAAACTTCACACTACTATCATCTAGATCACCACCAGAACGAAAGAGAAATAAACGAAATTGAAGGTACTATTCGaaacaataaaatcataacAAAGTCTGAAAGTTTAAAAATCGCTCAGAATCTTTCTTACAAACCAGAGGTTAGaatattaaaatcattttctaatgataatattaataattcagTAAAAATTCAGAAAGTTAATACGGGGATAAAAAAGCACTATTCATTGCGTCAACGTAATCCTGCTGAAGATGAAAACTTTCGTGTTCCAAGTCCTAACAGTGTAGacaaaagaataaacaaaacttGCCAGCCATCGCCTACAAAACTGTCATTTAGCGAGCAAATTAAAAACCACTCATTGCTTTCAAGAGTGCAATCTTTCAAGACTTCTGCGGAATCTAATATATCGATTGTACCTTTAAGTGGTCATCAAACGATCGTCATAAATCCACCTGTAacacaaaatatacctattagaaACGATAAAATAGTAAACACAAGCCACAAAACAAATTTAGACATAAAATCTCCAACCGAGATAAATCTAACACATTCAGAACAGAAGCGAACAATAAGAGACGAGGAAACTACTAtagaaaacaatataaaaaacagCGATAATAATTCTTTTGACACAAGCCACATTGCAAAAGAAccttttataacaataaaacttaacaAAGTCGTGAAGAAAACAATTCCAAAATTGAATAGTATATCTTATGAAACAACTCAAACTAGTCAGCAACAGTTACTGAAACCTCCACCAAAACTTATCATAAACGATAAAAAGGACTCCATACTAAATAACAATTTACCAAATAATAAATCAGCAATGACACGGCCACAAGTCTTGCAAGTTATTgactcaaaaaataaaaaacagacCTCTAACAGCTACCCAGACAAAAacaaaacagttaaaaattatcaaCAATCTGAGCAAAATTTAGAGACAAAAGAGGAAATCAAAGAATGCAAAGGTGACAATAACCATGTGAAAGAGAAACTTAACGATGCAATAAAAACAGACATAGAATATCAAGAAAAAATTAATTCTGTCAAGAGTTATTGGTCCAAGCTAATTGAAAACCCTCCagaacttcaaaaaaaggaagaataTATTTCGGAAAGGTCAGATGCTTCAGATGTAATTAAATCAGACAACACAAATAAAGACTGTGCACAAGAGTGTGGTGAAACTAAGAAATGTATTCCAGAAGTATCAGTTGGTAGCATTATAAAATCGTTGGAAAGTGTTAAAATTGTAGATAGCATTAGAAAAATAAGTCAAACTAAACTTAATTTGTGGAAGGACGAAACGGAAAAAGTTAAAAGCGATTCAGAAATAGACGAACCACTTGTGGAAAAGATAGTAAAAGAAAATAGTGGAACAATTTACGATAAtcctaaatatattaaaaaacctGAGATAGATGTTTCTAGAGATACACCAGAGATTGAAATCGTAGAGTTAAGTAATGAGGACAACCAAAATCAAAAAACTCAAGCCACTCTTATTAAAGCCAAGGGATATGAAAAAGGATGCGACGAATTCGATCACGTGAGATATAAAGTAATGAAATcggaactttttaaaaatagtatGATAGCAAACTATCGTAAAGAAGCGCAATTTGATGGGCTTTTACAATATTTACAAGATTATAGCTTTCAGGAACTATTAGTCAACAATAACATAGTAATAATTGAACCCGTAAGAACTAAAGTTGAACCAGCtccgaaaaataaaacaaaaacggaTACTTGTAAAATATCACCTATCTTATTGAAGAAAAATGAACACTCTTCCCAagttgaaaaatcaaaaaatgcaGTACGAAGACACTTTTTTTATCACCCTATAAgagtaaataaagaaataatagaGGAAGAGCTTCCAAACCCAGATACTGTCAAGAAAGTAAGAAATCTATTTGAAGATACGTTGAAAATGAAAAGCCCAATGACTCATGATCCTCCACTGGTCGATGAAAATGCCGGACTCACAAGACGAGCTACGTCCTACAAAAATTTGATTGAAGAAACAAAGAGTAGTAAAATTGGAGGAAGGAAAAAAATAACACGACAATTAACTATTGAAACGAACTTTGGTAATAAAAAGTGGGACAATGCGAGCTTATCGAGTGGAGTATCTAGTGGAGATTTGAGTTCAAACAATGAATACGAAACCGACGGTCACAGTCCATATTCACAGAAAGCTCTTAAGGATAATGTTTATAGTTCTAGTGATGAATATCTATGCGATTCAGGTAGTCAAGACTTTTGTTGCGAAAGTCAATACGTAAGTCCAGACATCCTTAAAAAAATACGGGATTGTGGAACGTCTGTTACATATTATGGAGGAAAGGTGTTAAATTCTAAACCTGGTTCTACAGTTAGTCCGATGACCAAAGCTATAATGGAAGAGATTAAAAATCTGCAGAAAAACTGTAGTAGAGATTGTTATTCATGTCAAACCAAATGTCGAGGTGAAAAATGTTCGTGTTTAGTAGCAGATAAGCATGAACAAATGCTATACGAAAAAGCCTCACTTAGTGCTTCAGCAGATTAtgtatcaaatcaaatcaaagacACAAACAAAAGAACAGAAAGTTTTCCAGGTTTCAAATTTAAGCTTGTAAAATCTAATAGTTGTAGCAGTCGACTGGAACTAACTGGAGCTGATGAAAGCAAAAATCCTCGACTAAAATTTAGAAAACAGAGTTCTAAGGAGGATCCTCCATTGatcaatgaaaatgaaaattccgtaaaaaataaaatctgccGCTTGGAAAGCTACAATAAAGGTATTGCAACGAGTCCTTTTCAACAAAAGGATAATGGTGATAACAATGTCAAACCAAACAACGCAAAAGAAAAAAGCCAAAACGGAAACGTAGATACTAAAACGATTAAAGTAACAATACAAGAATCGGGGCAACAGGGCTTAAAGAAACAAGTAATTGATAACATACAAGAATGTTCCGAACCTACACAAACACATGACGCCCCGACCTTCGAAAAAAAATTTTACTATCTGAACGACAACATCGAGCAAAATAAGCTGACACCAGGAAAATTTGGAGAAATGGTATTTGAAGAATTCGAAGTTTTAGAAAACTgttacgatagtttaaacagTAATAAGTCTTCGAAATAG